The Episyrphus balteatus chromosome 4, idEpiBalt1.1, whole genome shotgun sequence genome includes a window with the following:
- the LOC129920188 gene encoding carnosine N-methyltransferase isoform X1 encodes MNDRPPIYSPPLRPEDEEDERRHFLNIIQALKCYRSYSYARVDKTEYYLNTLNERHQNMLAKYRNHIGDVRYCIDENFKVIQKMLRDSDEVEKLFCQYPGPAVRQEDSQASQKVRYQDMENPVVEPFKLLKVQSTLKQFARDWSAEGEPERSQCYKPIIDAIESFFDPEKMELNEVKVLVPGAGLGRMAYELACRGYFCEGNEFSYFMLIASNFVLNQCTIENQFTLYPWVHQYVNNLRKCDQIAPIKFPDVCPLKSPPKGEIMITAGDFLQVYEIPNSYDCVATCFFIDCANNIVEFIETIYKILVPGGIWVNLGPLLYHFSDMQSENSIEPTHEDLMTIIDAVGFETIKSETGVRTKYAQNPRSMLKSEYESLFWVCRKPSICPKPPTETEQNGRPAEMTVE; translated from the exons ATGAACGACAGGCCGCCAATATACAGCCCACCACTGCGGCCAGAGGACGAAGAAGATGAGCGCAGACATTTCCTCAACATTATTCAAGCTCTTAAATGTTACAG aTCATATTCATATGCTCGAGTTGATAAAACTGAATACTACCTCAACACTCTGAATGAACGTCATCAGAATATGTTGGCCAAATATCGCAACCACATTGGAGACGTCCGCTATTGCattgacgaaaattttaaagttatccAAAAAATGCTACGTGACTCGGATGAAGTTGAAAAGCTCTTCTGCCAATACCCCGGTCCAGCAGTTCGTCAAGAAGATAGTCAGGCGTCGCAAAAAGTGCGTTATCAAGATATGGAAAAT CCAGTCGTTGAaccttttaaattattaaaggTCCAGTCCACACTGAAGCAGTTTGCACGTGATTGGAGCGCTGAAGGCGAACCCGAACGCTCACAATGTTACAAACCAATTATTGATGCAATTGAGAGCTTTTTTGACCCTGAAAAAAT GGAATTAAATGAAGTCAAAGTTTTAGTACCTGGAGCTGGTTTAGGACGAATGGCATATGAGCTGGCATGCCGAGGATACTTTTGCGAAGGCAATGAGTTTTCATACTTTATGTTGATTGCTTCCAATTTTGTGCTGAACCA ATGTACGATTGAAAATCAGTTTACATTGTATCCATGGGTGCATCAGTATGTTAATAATTTACGAAAATGTGATCAAATTGCTCCTATTAAATTTCCCGATGTGTGTCCATTAAAGTCACCAccgaaaggtgaaataatgataACCGCTGGCGATTTTCTACAG gtttATGAAATACCAAATTCATATGACTGTGTGGCGACATGTTTCTTTATAGACTGCGCAAATAATATTGTAGAGTTTATCGAAACCATATATAA aaTTCTAGTTCCTGGTGGAATATGGGTTAATCTAGGCCCACTGTTGTATCACTTCAGCGACATGCAATCAGAAAACAGTATCGAGCCAACGCACGAAGACCTAATGACAATAATTGATGCAGTCGGATTCGAAACAATCAAGAGTGAGACTGGTGTACGTACAAAATATGCACAAAACCCTAGATCCATGCTTAAGAGTGAATATGAAAGTCTCTTTTGGGTGTGTCGCAAACCAAGTATATGTCCGAAACCGCCAACAGAAACTGAGCAGAATGGAAGACCAGCGGAAATGACAGTTGAATGA
- the LOC129920186 gene encoding protein SMG9: MSENRKKRYRKPKPEEKRTVILAKRDPDRTTAKTFEEQQPIQPKILLKAKDRNDSGGSPTTVASISNLVPQKTIIVTKDSISVEGAIAGVSNLTVQPSSQSPSSSSTQPQKEVTSDVPITEPTPIMTRPATVISSTSQINFNASKFLIKNNKDFLVVGIVGRQGVGKSTIMNMLAAEEINNEVYKSIFKDQESIFPIKIKPNKGAAWPRTESIHMYITKDRMILLDSPPVLCNSYKKDELTNEMDDMHNIIIFLSVCHLVIFVQNDHFDMSLVRLFTMSEMTKPNQDTKPFVEDYYPNVLFVKNRAKRLDFSEEEKEMQDKMLRFCFEETKFKIFLGETDELKKGHCIPDADKIVNSFRIPEFKDDAATSFHSDFQSIAEELRQRVFMTPRNQIYSAPGELTEAIWFELLTRTANEWNHFFFRTYKEARINHYQNGSNSVDAEKFQQ; encoded by the exons atgtcggaaaatagaaaaaagcgTTATAGAAAACCAAAG CCTGAAGAAAAGCGTACAGTAATATTAGCTAAACGCGATCCAGATCGAACTACCGCCAAGACTTTTGAAGAACAACAACCAATTCAACCCAAGATTTTATTAAAAGCTAAAGATCGAAATGATTCCGGTGGTTCACCAACCACCGTCGCTTCCATATCCAATTTAGTCCcacaaaaaacaattattgtCACAAAAGATTCCATCTCAGTTGAAGGCGCCATCGCTGGCGTCTCCAACTTAACCGTTCAACCCAGCTCTCAAAGTCCGAGTAGCTCCTCAACACAACCACAAAAAGAAGTCACATCAGACGTACCTATTACTGAACCGACTCCTATTATGACTCGGCCGGCAACTGTGATTTCCTCAACATCCCAGATAAACTTCAATGCCTCCAAATTCCtgataaaaaacaataaagattTCCTCGTTGTGGGCATTGTGGGCAGGCAAGGTGTTGGCAAGTCCACTATCATGAATATGTTGGCTGCAGAGGAAATAAACAATGAAGTATACAAATCGATTTTCAAAGACCAAGAAAGTATCTTTCCGATTAAGATCAAACCCAATAAAGGCGCCGCTTGGCCACGTACCGAAAGCATTCACATGTACATTACGAAAGACAGAATGATTCTTCTCGACAGTCCTCCAGTTTTGTGCAATTCCTACAAGAAAGATGAATTGACAAATGAAATGGATGACATGCATAATATCATTATATTCCTGTCGGTTTGTCATTTAGTAATCTTTGTTCAGAATGATCACTTCGATATGAGTCTTGTTCGTTTGTTCACAATGTCGGAAATGACAAAACCAAATCAGGATACCAAACCATTTGTTGAAGATTACTATCCAAATGTTTTATTTGTGAAGAACCGAGCTAAGCGATTGGATTTCTCGGAAGAGGAAAAGGAAATGCAGGATAAAATGCTTAGATTTTGCTTTGAGGAaactaaattcaaaatatttcttgGCGAAACAGATGAACTGAAGAAAGGGCATTGTATTCCAGATGCGGATAAAATTGTCAATTCATTTCGGATACCAGAATTCAAAG ATGATGCGGCCACCAGCTTTCATTCTGATTTCCAGTCAATCGCAGAGGAATTAAGGCAACGAGTATTTATGACTCCGCGCAATCAAATCTACAGCGCTCCAGGTGAGCTGACCGAAGCGatttggtttgaattgcttACAAGGACTGCAAACGAGTGGAATCATTTCTTCTTTAGGACATACAAGGAAGCTCGAATCAATCATTACCAAAATGGAAGTAATAGTGTTGATGCAGAAAAGTTTCAACagtaa
- the LOC129918219 gene encoding uncharacterized protein LOC129918219: ECACCGGGVDVARRCPAGKSSSTSAPPAAAQSHSSSSSNHHQHRQHPKSSKRSLSYHAPPTNHPSCDDHEYDYYPKTQRSATFDVADARDYEVRLLKQQQQHHRSNVAATIKQSQQILQQQQHASNGNLASNGVQRQHRREKTFKV, from the coding sequence GAGTGTGCTTGCTGCGGCGGTGGCGTTGATGTAGCACGACGATGTCCAGCTGGAAAATCGTCGTCCACTTCTGCTCCACCAGCCGCAGCGCAGTCCCATTCATCGTCTTCTTCAAATCATCATCAGCATCGGCAACATCCAAAGTCTAGTAAACGTTCCTTATCGTACCATGCCCCGCCAACTAACCACCCTAGTTGTGACGATCACGAGTACGATTACTATCCAAAAACACAGCGTTCGGCGACATTTGACGTTGCCGATGCGCGAGACTATGAGGTGCGTTTgttgaaacaacaacaacaacatcatcgCTCTAATGTTGCTGCCACCATTAAGCAAAGCCAACAAATATtgcaacaacagcaacatgcTAGCAATGGTAATCTAGCATCAAATGGAGTGCAGCGACAGCATCGCAGAGAAAAAACATTCAAAGTATGA
- the LOC129920188 gene encoding carnosine N-methyltransferase isoform X2 codes for MNDRPPIYSPPLRPEDEEDERRHFLNIIQALKCYRSYSYARVDKTEYYLNTLNERHQNMLAKYRNHIGDVRYCIDENFKVIQKMLRDSDEVEKLFCQYPGPAVRQEDSQASQKVRYQDMENVQSTLKQFARDWSAEGEPERSQCYKPIIDAIESFFDPEKMELNEVKVLVPGAGLGRMAYELACRGYFCEGNEFSYFMLIASNFVLNQCTIENQFTLYPWVHQYVNNLRKCDQIAPIKFPDVCPLKSPPKGEIMITAGDFLQVYEIPNSYDCVATCFFIDCANNIVEFIETIYKILVPGGIWVNLGPLLYHFSDMQSENSIEPTHEDLMTIIDAVGFETIKSETGVRTKYAQNPRSMLKSEYESLFWVCRKPSICPKPPTETEQNGRPAEMTVE; via the exons ATGAACGACAGGCCGCCAATATACAGCCCACCACTGCGGCCAGAGGACGAAGAAGATGAGCGCAGACATTTCCTCAACATTATTCAAGCTCTTAAATGTTACAG aTCATATTCATATGCTCGAGTTGATAAAACTGAATACTACCTCAACACTCTGAATGAACGTCATCAGAATATGTTGGCCAAATATCGCAACCACATTGGAGACGTCCGCTATTGCattgacgaaaattttaaagttatccAAAAAATGCTACGTGACTCGGATGAAGTTGAAAAGCTCTTCTGCCAATACCCCGGTCCAGCAGTTCGTCAAGAAGATAGTCAGGCGTCGCAAAAAGTGCGTTATCAAGATATGGAAAAT gTCCAGTCCACACTGAAGCAGTTTGCACGTGATTGGAGCGCTGAAGGCGAACCCGAACGCTCACAATGTTACAAACCAATTATTGATGCAATTGAGAGCTTTTTTGACCCTGAAAAAAT GGAATTAAATGAAGTCAAAGTTTTAGTACCTGGAGCTGGTTTAGGACGAATGGCATATGAGCTGGCATGCCGAGGATACTTTTGCGAAGGCAATGAGTTTTCATACTTTATGTTGATTGCTTCCAATTTTGTGCTGAACCA ATGTACGATTGAAAATCAGTTTACATTGTATCCATGGGTGCATCAGTATGTTAATAATTTACGAAAATGTGATCAAATTGCTCCTATTAAATTTCCCGATGTGTGTCCATTAAAGTCACCAccgaaaggtgaaataatgataACCGCTGGCGATTTTCTACAG gtttATGAAATACCAAATTCATATGACTGTGTGGCGACATGTTTCTTTATAGACTGCGCAAATAATATTGTAGAGTTTATCGAAACCATATATAA aaTTCTAGTTCCTGGTGGAATATGGGTTAATCTAGGCCCACTGTTGTATCACTTCAGCGACATGCAATCAGAAAACAGTATCGAGCCAACGCACGAAGACCTAATGACAATAATTGATGCAGTCGGATTCGAAACAATCAAGAGTGAGACTGGTGTACGTACAAAATATGCACAAAACCCTAGATCCATGCTTAAGAGTGAATATGAAAGTCTCTTTTGGGTGTGTCGCAAACCAAGTATATGTCCGAAACCGCCAACAGAAACTGAGCAGAATGGAAGACCAGCGGAAATGACAGTTGAATGA
- the LOC129920185 gene encoding alpha-protein kinase 1-like, whose protein sequence is MKNIFASATLPRSSASSIKSTTSTAHTICKTTDGFGGSTNKLDENGDTKDPRDVTNNSFNRFDPKYISIGPKAVRGNNNLNIVAAATANKCATLRHVGRYGGSLKGVTSPSPNLRSAKTPSIATVSKDYCNQPDCIPPYKKTPTTNTFTDIPGTTGVGSSIAAAAAKKESERQQQLQQYHNQQQQQQQQQQQQQQQQQQQQQQQQQQIQQQQLQQQPLPSVYSIETVPYRPPPPSQPNQNATSMMQQTQQQQQSQPPHQQPQQLQQQHQQSQSRQQMKQQNSIVNQPLPDIPQHQQQHSTKISQQPLCAANLNSYRSLQRPTSQKLQISNARSADLLNNPQSYTIQNQQPQQNTKITPPTLPPKNRHKEDRSSSRHSNVNPQTLPPKSSSLRQQQQQQHPSTHSTFGYDRGGQNVAHQPERSRRSESLENANKSSSGMSYMEQYKTSSKHQQQEQHYPQYQQQSSSSSHRQASNVISTASSHHSNANSSSSGYHHQSSSKNHYDPQQQNAYYRSLKRGGSHANNDLYSVTEL, encoded by the coding sequence ATGAAGAACATCTTCGCATCAGCAACATTACCTCGTTCATCAGCTTCATCGATCAAATCAACCACATCAACTGCTCATACAATCTGCAAAACAACCGACGGCTTCGGCGGCAGCACAAACAAATTAGACGAAAATGGCGACACCAAAGACCCCCGCGATGTAACTAATAATAGTTTTAATCGATTCGATCCTAAATACATAAGTATAGGTCCAAAAGCGGTCCGGGGAAATAATAATCTCAATATTGTGGCAGCGGCAACAGCAAACAAATGCGCCACTTTGCGTCATGTGGGTAGGTATGGTGGGTCCCTCAAAGGCGTAACGAGTCCTAGTCCAAATTTGCGAAGCGCTAAGACACCCAGCATTGCAACTGTTTCCAAGGATTATTGCAATCAACCAGATTGCATACCACCCTACAAGAAAACTCCAACAACGAACACTTTCACAGACATTCCAGGTACTACAGGTGTGGGCAGCTCGATTGCAGCCGCAGCTGCTAAAAAGGAGAGTGAGCGACAACAGCAATTACAACAATATCATaatcaacaacagcaacaacagcagcaacaacagcagcaacaacaacagcaacaacaacaacaacaacagcaacaacaacaaatacaacaGCAGCAATTACAGCAGCAACCACTGCCTTCGGTGTATAGCATTGAAACAGTGCCCTATCGGCCACCACCACCAAGCCAACCAAATCAAAATGCTACCTCTATGATGCAGCAAACCCAGCAGCAACAGCAATCTCAGCCGCCACACCAACAGCCCCAACAGCTGCAACAGCAGCACCAACAATCACAATCCAGACAACAGATGaaacaacaaaattcaatagTCAATCAACCGCTTCCCGATATCccacaacatcaacaacaacattcAACGAAGATCTCCCAACAGCCACTTTGTGCCGCGAATTTGAACTCATACCGCTCCCTCCAGCGTCCCACttcacaaaaattacaaatttctaACGCCCGAAGCGCTGATCTACTAAACAATCCACAATCCTACACAATACAAAACCAACAGCCGCAACAAAATACCAAGATTACTCCACCGACCCTACCACCAAAGAATCGCCACAAAGAAGATCGGTCGTCCTCGCGACATTCCAATGTAAATCCGCAAACCCTGCCTCCAAAATCTTCAAGCCTTcgtcagcaacaacaacagcaacacccATCGACACATAGCACTTTTGGCTATGATCGTGGCGGCCAAAATGTGGCGCATCAACCAGAACGATCCCGACGAAGTGAGAGCCTAGAAAACGCTAACAAATCTTCCTCAGGAATGTCTTACATGGAGCAATATAAAACCAGTTCGAAGCATCAACAACAAGAACAACACTACCCGCAATACCAACAACAGTCGTCATCTTCGTCGCACCGTCAAGCCTCGAATGTCATCTCTACAGCCTCTTCTCACCACAGCAATGCTAATTCTTCCTCATCTGGCTATCATCATCAAAGTAGTAGCAAAAACCACTACGACCCGCAGCAACAAAATGCCTATTATCGATCTCTTAAACGTGGTGGATCTCACGCCAACAACGACCTCTACTCCGTTACCGAATTGTAG